The Candidatus Binatia bacterium sequence AGCGTGCCCAAAACGGATCGAAATACGGATCGCCGGGCGAGCGACCGTCGATCGGCCCGGCAGTCAGAACCCCGAAGCGTGCCCCGGCCTCCAGCACCCGGTCGAGCTCGCGCACCCCCTTCTCCAGGTCCACCAGCGACAAGAGCGGCGCACCGTAGATCCGCCCGTCCGCGCCGTAGCCCCAGTCCTCCGCGAGCCAGCGATTGAACGCGCGCACCGACGGATACAGAATCTCTCGGTGCTGCGACTCGCGCAGCTGCGGCTCAATGCCCACGCCGGTCGTCGGCAGCATGAGGCACGCATTCACCTTCTGCTCGTCCATCTTGGCGAGGCGAGCCTCGCGGTCCACGAACTCCGCGACGGCGAGCCCGTCGATCGGGTTGAGGCTCGGACTCCCACCTTCATCCGACCTGCCGCGGAGAAACTCCTTCATGACACCCGGTGCGCCGACGCTGTCTGCGGCACCGACGCTGAAGAACTGACAACGCTCCTCGCCGATATGCATTCGACCCGGCCCGGCTTTCGTCCGATCAATCCACATCGTGCGCTTCTTGAAACGCGCTTCGATATGACGCGAGAAGCAGTCGTCCGGTTCGTAATAGTGGTTGTCCGCGTCGTTGATCCAATCGGTTCGGTCGGTCATGTCATACCTCGTCCACGCCCACGCGGGATCGCGGCGTTCGGGGCATCGCCCCACAACAGATTCCAAAGCTTGCTCACGAAACGCGCCTGTCTTCGCACGGCCGCCGGCGAGAGAGGATCCCGCACCAACGTCCCGTCGAACGCGGGCGCCAACGCGACGTATCCGGCGATGATGTTGTTCATCGCGAGGAGGAGAAGCGGTAGCTCCTCCTTCGCCCAGGGATGGCGGTCCGGGCTCTCGCGCATCGCCCGTAACCCACTCCCGAAGAGCCGCTCGATCCACGCCGACAGCAACTCATTCATGTGACGGTTGCCGTCGAGCGCCTCGTGCATCAGAAGCCGTGCACGGTTCGGCCGCTCGGCCAGCACCCGCATCATGTCGTCGGCCATCCCCGGGGTCTCGTACGCGGCCTCTCCGCGCCCCAGGAAATCCTCCAGGATCCCCAACATCGGGCCGAAGGCACGCTCGAGCACGGCCGCGTAGAGGGCTTCTTTGTTCGCGAAATGGTTGTAGAGACTCGGCGCCCGGATGCCCACATCATCGGCGATGTCGCGCAGTGCCGTCCCGCGAAAGCCCTCGTCCGCAAAGCGCTTTTCTGCGGCATCGAGCACCCGCTCGACCGTCTGGGCACCCCCCTCCGTCCGCCGTTCCGTTGCGATTCCCCCCATACTAACTACCGTTAGTTAGCAGGCAACGGCCACGCAGCAA is a genomic window containing:
- a CDS encoding amidohydrolase family protein, encoding MTDRTDWINDADNHYYEPDDCFSRHIEARFKKRTMWIDRTKAGPGRMHIGEERCQFFSVGAADSVGAPGVMKEFLRGRSDEGGSPSLNPIDGLAVAEFVDREARLAKMDEQKVNACLMLPTTGVGIEPQLRESQHREILYPSVRAFNRWLAEDWGYGADGRIYGAPLLSLVDLEKGVRELDRVLEAGARFGVLTAGPIDGRSPGDPYFDPFWARCEEAGFNVVFHIGRTPFSEMYNTAWGLRAHPPSHRHSMMEYVLSFTERPVADTLTALISDNVFGRFPNLKVLSVEYGSSWVDPLVTKLDHLGRLFSKDMWRFGQPSATPSELFAKNVWVAPFFEDDVRKLARRIGTTQVLNGSDYPHPEGLLWPVEFEEELEGMNAPEKDQIMRGNFAALVA
- a CDS encoding TetR/AcrR family transcriptional regulator codes for the protein MGGIATERRTEGGAQTVERVLDAAEKRFADEGFRGTALRDIADDVGIRAPSLYNHFANKEALYAAVLERAFGPMLGILEDFLGRGEAAYETPGMADDMMRVLAERPNRARLLMHEALDGNRHMNELLSAWIERLFGSGLRAMRESPDRHPWAKEELPLLLLAMNNIIAGYVALAPAFDGTLVRDPLSPAAVRRQARFVSKLWNLLWGDAPNAAIPRGRGRGMT